The following coding sequences are from one Salvia hispanica cultivar TCC Black 2014 chromosome 3, UniMelb_Shisp_WGS_1.0, whole genome shotgun sequence window:
- the LOC125212355 gene encoding uncharacterized protein LOC125212355 — protein sequence MSPASKAKSKDKKTGKEAPKNSLKPLSHVNASSGTTASGYNPVSRTFHTFESAPVPTACPLHVNGRFRNIDDTDDHNGSSSGTGIEYDSISNNGSWSGDSEDHKEKSSQPLTRQDIIPGADNDKREKIRQKNERKHQRQKERRAQELHERCCSYLMSRKLEALAQKLVAMGFSQERAAMALIMNEGRLEESVSWLFEGGEEDKNSDNNLDGGGNLKIDISEELARITYLEITYKASKQEVERAVVSCQGDLERAEETLKAQKEETPAVLSKPDENGDPPTVTNSKLATISQNPLRIQPKSTSVTTVQQRRDDKDFNYIKLPATVESVVDPVTKSMQVVKKIPPKADWAKQQQIVPAEKRWVSPGSDSSASFSLASRSLPSSTPAKTDVRYVGVGNELKKLQLGSVKEPVIVMQRPQSINAKQVPSTSISSSPPGEMAMSWYPSSVETVKPHGFVPSVTVSNGFSSNQSHSQPQYQSSQHQFMSSSSPIDSSGTKKSNSYWGQGGSPALAAPSSLGLFSCIGASGSSGTSSQVDWSTGSSMLQFDYTNVDWSLDRGSLFPKPNGPWTGANYIPTNSSLYDSFTYGAGLKSTMRPGLSNGNAAAMDGLNPNDLMAGGSREWTSPFEEKDLFSLPRQVVSSPTL from the coding sequence ATGTCGCCAGCATCCAAGGCCAAGTCTAAAGATAAGAAGACTGGCAAAGAAGCTCCAAAGAATTCTCTAAAGCCTTTGAGTCATGTTAATGCCAGTAGTGGGACCACAGCAAGTGGATACAATCCTGTTTCAAGAACATTTCATACCTTTGAATCTGCACCAGTGCCTACGGCCTGTCCACTTCATGTTAATGGTCGTTTCCGGAATATAGATGATACGGATGACCATAATGGAAGTTCATCAGGGACGGGCATTGAGTATGACTCTATTTCCAATAATGGTAGTTGGTCTGGCGACTCTGAAGACCATAAAGAAAAGTCATCACAGCCGCTTACTCGTCAGGATATAATACCTGGTGCTGACAATGACAAAAGAGAGAAGATACGTCAGAAGAATGAGAGGAAACATCAGCGCCAAAAGGAGAGGCGAGCGCAGGAGTTGCACGAACGGTGCTGTAGCTATCTCATGTCGAGGAAGCTGGAAGCTCTGGCACAGAAGCTTGTTGCTATGGGTTTCTCCCAAGAGCGAGCGGCAATGGCTCTTATTATGAATGAAGGCAGGTTAGAGGAATCAGTATCATGGCTTTTTGAAGGAGGTGAAGAAGACAAGAACTCGGATAACAATCTTGATGGTGGTggtaatttgaaaattgacaTATCAGAGGAGCTTGCTCGCATTACATATTTGGAAATTACATATAAGGCTTCCAAACAAGAGGTGGAAAGAGCTGTAGTATCCTGTCAGGGTGATCTTGAAAGGGCTGAAGAGACATTAAAGGCACAAAAGGAAGAGACTCCTGCTGTCTTGTCTAAGCCTGATGAAAATGGCGATCCTCCTACTGTTACAAATAGCAAGCTAGCAACGATTAGTCAGAATCCATTAAGAATACAACCAAAGTCTACTTCAGTAACCACTGTACAGCAGAGAAGAGATGACAAAGATTTCAACTACATCAAACTTCCTGCAACAGTAGAGTCTGTAGTGGATCCTGTGACCAAAAGCATGCAGGTGGTAAAGAAAATACCACCTAAAGCTGACTGGGCTAAACAACAGCAGATTGTGCCTGCAGAGAAAAGGTGGGTAAGTCCAGGATCAGATTCTTCTGCATCATTTTCTTTAGCATCACGGTCTCTGCCATCATCAACTCCAGCCAAGACGGATGTTCGCTATGTTGGTGTTGGaaatgaattgaagaagttgCAGCTAGGATCAGTCAAAGAACCGGTAATCGTCATGCAGCGACCTCAGTCCATCAATGCAAAGCAGGTTCCCAGCACAAGTATTAGCTCATCTCCTCCTGGAGAGATGGCTATGAGTTGGTATCCTAGTTCTGTTGAAACAGTGAAGCCACATGGGTTCGTGCCATCTGTTACCGTGTCTAATGGTTTTAGCTCAAATCAGTCGCACAGCCAACCTCAATATCAGTCGTCACAGCACCAATTTATGTCCAGTAGCAGCCCAATTGATTCATCAGGAACTAAAAAATCCAACAGTTACTGGGGTCAAGGCGGATCACCAGCACTTGCTGCTCCTTCCTCCCTTGGTCTCTTCTCCTGCATTGGTGCCAGTGGCTCATCTGGGACTTCATCTCAGGTGGACTGGAGCACCGGCAGCTCAATGTTGCAATTTGATTACACCAACGTTGACTGGAGTTTGGATCGTGGGTCACTATTCCCAAAACCTAACGGCCCATGGACTGGGGCTAACTACATTCCAACTAATTCTAGCCTGTATGATTCATTTACATATGGTGCGGGTTTGAAGTCTACTATGAGGCCTGGTCTGTCCAATGGGAATGCTGCAGCGATGGATGGGCTAAATCCCAATGACCTGATGGCTGGTGGATCACGGGAATGGACTTCACCATTTGAAGAGAAAGACCTTTTCAGTCTACCCAGACAAGTTGTTTCCTCTCCTACACTGTAA
- the LOC125211779 gene encoding elongation factor 1-beta 2-like, producing MAVTFADLHTEAGLKALDAFLSGKSYISGSQLTKDDVKVYASVSGKPSADLYPNASKWYEAVSAKLASSFPGKAVGVSIGGPAAVSAVEAKEDAADDDDDLDLFGDETEEEKKAAEAREAAKAPAKKKESGKSSVLMDIKPWDDETDMKKLEESVRSVELPGLLWGASKLVAVGYGIKKLQIMLTIVDDLVSVDTMIEEVLTVEPHNEYIQSCDIVAFNKI from the exons atggCTGTTACCTTCGCAGATCTGCACACAGAAGCCGGCCTAAAGGCCCTCGACGCCTTCCTCTCTGGAAAATCATACATCTCTGG GAGTCAATTGACTAAAGACGATGTTAAAGTTTATGCTTCCGTTTCGGGGAAGCCTAGTGCTGATCTCTACCCTAATGCCTCCAAGTGGTACGAAGCTGTTTCCGCAAAGCTAGCATCGAG CTTTCCTGGAAAAGCTGTTGGAGTAAGTATCGGAGGTCCAGCTGCAGTGTCAGCTGTTGAAGCGAAG GAGGATGCTGCCGATGATGATGACGATCTTGATTTATTTGGCGATGAGACCGAGGAGGAAAAGAAGGCTGCCGAAGCAAGAGAAGCAGCCAAGGCGCCTGCtaagaagaaagaaa GTGGTAAGTCATCTGTTCTCATGGATATTAAGCCCTGGGATGATGAGACCGACATGAAGAAGCTTGAAGAGAGTGTTCGAAGCGTTGAGTTGCCAGGACTCTTATGGGGAGCAT CCAAATTGGTTGCAGTTGGTTATGGAATTAAGAAGCTCCAAATCATGCTTACCATTGTTGATGATCTTGTCTCTGTTGACACTATGATAGAGGAGGTACTCACCGTGGAACCTCACAACGAATACATCCAAAGTTGCGACATTGTTGCCTTCAACAAGATTTAA
- the LOC125215138 gene encoding G2/mitotic-specific cyclin S13-7-like, producing the protein MASRVVAAPEQPIVGGGKQKNPQPEARKRRVLRDIGNLVPAPVAEGKPLNQINRPVTRRFSAQLLANGQVQDKNNCKKQQAENPNILVAKDGAAKANRVMNRKEGVAVAKPKNDAVIAKKSAKSLTAILTARSKAASGVTKKLKNLIDIDAVDADNELAAVEYVEDMYKFYKQTEEDGRVHDYIDSQPEVNSKMRGILVDWLIEVHKKFELVPESLYLTINIVDRFLAVKTVPRRELQLVGMSSMLIACKYEEIWAPEVSDFIAISDNAYVREQVLFMEKAILGKLEWYLTVPTPYVFLVRYIKASVPSDKELENMVFFYAELGLMSYATIIEHSPSKIAASAVYAARCALNRSPSWTETLEHHTGYSEGHLIECAKMLVSFHFGAAENKLKAVYRKYTNPERGAVALIPPACALIPVPF; encoded by the exons ATGGCTTCAAGAGTTGTCGCTGCCCCTGAGCAACCCATCG TTGGAGGAGGGAAGCAGAAGAATCCTCAGCCGGAAGCGAGGAAGCGGAGGGTCTTGAGAGACATCGGAAACTTGGTTCCGGCACCAGTGGCTGAGGGCAAGCCGCTGAATCAGATCAACCGTCCTGTAACGAGGAGATTCAGTGCTCAGCTATTGGCAAATGGTCAAGTTCAAGACAAGAACAACTGCAAG AAACAGCAGGCGGAAAACCCCAACATTCTAGTGGCAAAAGATGGTGCTGCAAAAGCTAATAGGGTCATGAATAGGAAGGAAGGTGTTGCTGTTGCTAAGCCAAAGAATGATGCAGTGATAGCCAAGAAATCTGCTAAAAGTCTCACTGCAATCCTCACTGCTCGAAGCAAA GCTGCTTCTGGAGTGACTAAGAAGCTGAAGAATCTGATAGACATCGATGCAGTTGATGCGGATAATGAATTGGCAGCAGTGGAGTATGTTGAGGATATGTACAAATTCTATAAGCAAACAGAG GAAGATGGCAGAGTTCATGATTACATTGACTCACAGCCAGAGGTTAACTCTAAAATGAGAGGCATTCTGGTTGATTGGTTGATTGAAGTTCACAAGAAGTTTGAACTGGTGCCGGAGAGCCTCTACCTCACCATCAACATAGTGGACCGGTTTCTTGCAGTGAAGACTGTCCCGAGAAGGGAGCTTCAGTTGGTGGGCATGAGTTCGATGCTGATTGCTTGCAAGTACGAGGAGATATGGGCACCGGAGGTGAGCGACTTTATAGCCATATCGGATAATGCTTATGTGAGGGAGCAAGTGCTTTTCATGGAGAAGGCTATTCTTGGGAAGCTGGAGTGGTACCTGACTGTTCCAACACCTTACGTGTTTCTGGTTCGATACATCAAAGCATCTGTCCCTTCTGATAAGGAG CTGGAGAACATGGTGTTCTTCTATGCTGAACTTGGCTTGATGAGCTACGCAACGATCATAGAGCATAGTCCTTCAAAGATTGCGGCTTCTGCTGTATATGCTGCACGTTGTGCGCTTAACAGAAGCCCTTCGTGGACTGAGACACTCGAGCATCACACTGGCTACTCTGAGGGTCACTTGAT TGAGTGTGCGAAGATGCTGGTCAGTTTCCACTTCGGAGCAGCAGAGAACAAGCTCAAGGCTGTGTATCGGAAATACACAAATCCAGAGAGAGGAGCTGTTGCACTCATTCCTCCTGCCTGTGCTCTCATTCCAGTTCCATTTTGA
- the LOC125212356 gene encoding probable E3 ubiquitin-protein ligase RHC1A encodes MSSGGNTHWCHQCRQPVRPRGRNLVCPYCDGGFIQELAEVMGTHSGDGSGLGFMQDPRFGIMDAFAALMRRRMIGRDPNFDVRGRTSVGVGPRPPGQLLIYHGQTPVAVDPFDFFFSDGHGVGQRRADSGEIFMGQRRADSGDFFMGHGLQELIEQLSVNDRRGPPPAPRSAIDAMPTIKILQRHLNTDAHCPVCQDKFELGTRARQMPCDHIYHSDCIVPWLVEHNSCPVCRVELPSLDSANSRSNLNQRAVNASDNSSRRDISNSQSQGRWNPFTFLWPSNSSNQNTQRHSGTEGNGAAAPNEEHSRTRWPFDY; translated from the coding sequence atgtctAGTGGTGGAAACACTCATTGGTGCCACCAATGCAGACAGCCTGTACGACCTCGAGGCCGTAACTTGGTCTGCCCGTACTGTGATGGTGGCTTTATACAAGAGCTGGCCGAAGTTATGGGCACTCACTCCGGTGATGGTTCTGGACTCGGGTTTATGCAAGATCCAAGATTTGGTATTATGGATGCGTTTGCTGCCCTAATGAGGCGCAGGATGATAGGAAGGGACCCGAACTTTGATGTGAGAGGACGAACAAGTGTGGGCGTTGGCCCCAGGCCTCCTGGCCAATTATTGATATACCATGGCCAAACTCCAGTTGCTGTCGATccatttgatttcttttttagtgATGGACATGGAGTGGGGCAAAGACGAGCTGATTCTGGTGAGATCTTTATGGGGCAACGACGGGCTGATTCTGGTGATTTCTTTATGGGGCATGGGTTACAGGAACTGATAGAGCAGCTGAGTGTGAATGACAGGCGGGGTCCTCCTCCAGCACCGCGTTCCGCGATTGATGCTATGCCAACCATCAAGATTTTGCAAAGGCATCTCAATACAGATGCTCACTGCCCAGTTTGTCAAGATAAGTTTGAATTGGGGACAAGAGCTAGACAGATGCCATGTGATCATATCTATCATTCAGACTGTATTGTGCCTTGGCTAGTGGAACATAATTCGTGCCCTGTCTGTCGTGTTGAGCTGCCTTCACTAGACTCTGCAAATTCTCGTTCTAACTTGAATCAGAGAGCAGTGAATGCAAGTGACAACAGCAGCAGAAGGGACATCAGTAACTCTCAGAGTCAAGGGAGGTGGAATCCATTTACATTTCTGTGGCCTTCAAACTCATCGAATCAGAACACTCAACGCCATTCAGGAACTGAAGGAAACGGTGCAGCAGCTCCAAATGAGGAGCATAGCAGAACGCGCTGGCCTTTTGACTATTGA
- the LOC125215139 gene encoding molybdopterin synthase catalytic subunit → MAAEEEGMNLIEILEENVAIDMSKYMSYVQSPSCGAIATFGGTTRDTFEGKTVLELRYEAYVPMAVRCIKTICTSARSSWNLNSIAVAHRLGPVPVGETSVFIATSAVHRADALDACKFIIDEVKASVPIWKKEVYTNGEVWKENSEFLERRDELGNSSCRKKVVVDGPERKGCCGGKVKMPPEA, encoded by the coding sequence ATGGCCGCAGAGGAAGAAGGCATGAATCTAATAGAGATATTGGAGGAGAATGTGGCTATTGACATGAGCAAATACATGAGCTATGTCCAGTCTCCGAGCTGTGGCGCCATAGCAACATTTGGTGGCACCACTCGCGACACCTTCGAGGGCAAGACTGTCTTGGAGCTGAGGTACGAAGCATACGTCCCCATGGCTGTACGATGCATCAAGACGATATGCACTTCTGCAAGATCATCATGGAACCTGAATTCAATTGCAGTGGCCCATCGCTTAGGCCCCGTACCTGTTGGTGAAACAAGTGTTTTCATAGCAACCTCAGCCGTTCATCGTGCAGATGCCTTGGATGCTTGCAAGTTCATCATCGATGAGGTTAAGGCATCGGTTCCAATATGGAAGAAGGAAGTTTATACCAATGGCGAGGTTTGGAAAGAGAACTCTGAGTTCCTCGAGAGGCGGGACGAGCTTGGGAATTCAAGTTGCCGAAAAAAAGTTGTAGTGGATGGACCAGAGAGAAAGGGTTGCTGCGGAGGAAAGGTGAAGATGCCGCCAGAGGCATGA